One genomic window of Arachis stenosperma cultivar V10309 chromosome 10, arast.V10309.gnm1.PFL2, whole genome shotgun sequence includes the following:
- the LOC130958002 gene encoding protein TIFY 5A, with translation MRRNCNLELGLFPPYDSGSPKQEERQSQPRQITIFYDGKICVSDVTELQAKSILMLANKKANIIRTPTTGSSPSSEPSSSSSPPPLPPPLLNSNNQQVYNTTAGTGLSMKRSLQRFLQKRKNRIQEASPYHHH, from the exons atgCGGAGAAATTGCAACTTGGAACTTGGGCTCTTTCCTCCCTATGATTCCGGGAGCCCAAAGCAAGAAGAAAGGCAAAGCCAGCCACGCCAGATTACAATTTTCTATGACGGAAAGATTTGTGTTTCTGATGTCACAGAGCTTCAG GCCAAATCAATCTTAATGCTTGCAAATAAAAAAGCCAATATTATTAGAACACCAACAACGGGATCATCACCATCATCGGAGCCATCTTCATCATCGTCACCGCCACCACTACCACCACCATTATTGAATAGTAATAATCAACAAGTGTATAACACTACTGCTGGCACTGGACTTTCCATGAAAAGATCGCTGCAAAGGTTCCTACAGAAGAGAAAGAATCGAATCCAAGAAGCTTCCCCTTACCACCATCACTAG
- the LOC130955339 gene encoding ethylene-responsive transcription factor 3-like: protein MGRGRGVAALKPTAAVATAEVNGSGPMPVLKEVRYRGAKKRSWGRFATEIRDPLKKARVWLGTFDSAEDAARTYDATARTLRRLKANTNFPRRSGSSPQCRIAASPAPLAAIGDSTLRRPGWQLSLRPKSLPPYPVKLNLCSVVGEYVAELLCSSSESGILVENAKGD, encoded by the exons ATGGGAAGAGGCAGAGGAGTTGCGGCTCTGAAACCCACTGCGGCGGTTGCGACGGCGGAGGTAAACGGATCAGGGCCGATGCCAGTATTGAAGGAAGTTAGATACCGCGGCGCGAAGAAGAGATCGTGGGGAAGATTCGCCACCGAAATCAGAGACCCATTGAAGAAAGCAAGGGTTTGGCTCGGAACCTTCGATTCCGCCGAGGACGCCGCACGCACTTACGACGCCACCGCAAGAACACTTCGGAGACTAAAAGCCAATACCAATTTTCCTCGCCGCTCAGGATCCAGCCCTCAATGTAGAATTGCAGCTTCGCCAGCGCCACTTGCTGCGATAGGAGATTCAACCCTCCGCCGCCCTGGATGGCAACTTTCTCTTCGGCCAAAGTCGCTTCCTCCATAT CCTGTGAAATTAAATTTGTGCTCTGTTGTTGGTGAATATGTCGCTGAATTGCTTTGTTCTTCATCTGAATCTGGAATATTGGTTGAAAATGCAAAAGGGGATTAA
- the LOC130958157 gene encoding pyruvate dehydrogenase E1 component subunit beta-3, chloroplastic-like isoform X2 produces the protein MATLFQGLPSSTAFSSSNKFNHAPAPTSFSERKSSIVTVRSDARWSPVLNSATHKPQRLITNAVATKADSSLASTSSKPGHELLLFEALREGLEEEMERDPCVCVMGEDVGHYGGSYKVTKGLATKFGDLRVLDTPIAENSFTGMGIGAAMTGLRPIIEGMNMGFLLLAFNQISNNCGMLHYTSGGQFKIPVVIRGPGGVGRQLGAEHSQRLESYFQSIPGIQMVACSTPYNAKGLMKAAIRSENPVILFEHVLLYNLKDRIPDEEYVLSLEEAEMVRPGEHVTILTYSRMRYHVMQAAKTLVNKGYDPEVIDIRSLKPFDLHTIGKSVKKTHRVLIVEECMRTGGIGASLTAAITENFNDDLDAPIVCLSSQDVPTPYAGTLEEWTVVQPAQIVTAVEQLCQ, from the exons ATGGCCACCCTTTTCCAAGGACTTCCATCTTCCACCGCATTCTCTTCCTCCAACAAATTCAACCACGCCCCAGCCCCTACATCCTTTTCAG AGAGGAAATCTAGCATAGTTACTGTCAGATCTGATGCGAGGTGGAGCCCTGTTCTTAACTCTGCAACTCACAAGCCTCAGCGCTTGATTACTAATGCTGTTGCA ACAAAGGCAGACAGTTCCTTGGCCTCTACGTCATCAAAACCTGG GCATGAACTTCTCCTTTTTGAAGCCCTGCGTGAAGGTttggaagaagaaatggagAGGGATCCATGTGTGTGTGTCATGGGGGAAGATGTAGGCCACTATGGAGGATCTTACAAGGTGACTAAGGGCCTGGCCACTAAGTTTGGGGACCTCAGGGTCTTGGACACTCCTATTGCTGAGAACTCCTTCACCGGCATGGGCATTGGAGCTGCCATGACTGGTCTGAGGCCAATTATTGAGGGCATGAATATGGGATTTCTCCTTCTGGCATTCAACCAAATCTCCAACAATTGCGGCATGCTCCATTACACGTCCGGAGGCCAGTTTAAGATACCAGTTGTTATTCGCGGACCAGGTGGAGTTGGGCGGCAACTTGGTGCCGAGCACTCACAGCGACTGGAGTCATATTTCCAGTCTATCCCTGGCATTCAGATGGTGGCATGCTCAACCCCTTACAATGCCAAGGGGCTGATGAAAGCTGCAATCCGAAGCGAGAACCCGGTGATTCTTTTCGAGCACGTCTTGCTTTATAACCTCAAGGATAGAATTCCGGACGAAGAGTATGTATTATCGCTGGAAGAAGCAGAGATGGTTCGACCCGGGGAGCATGTGACCATCTTAACATACTCCAGGATGAGGTACCATGTGATGCAAGCCGCAAAGACATTGGTGAACAAAGGGTATGATCCGGAAGTGATTGATATCAGGTCCTTGAAGCCATTTGACCTTCACACAATTGGGAAGTCAGTGAAGAAGACTCATAGGGTGCTGATAGTGGAAGAGTGCATGAGGACAGGTGGAATTGGTGCAAGTCTCACAGCTGCCATCACTGAGAATTTCAACGATGATTTAGATGCTCCAATTGTGTGCTTATCTTCTCAGGATGTGCCAACCCCATATGCCGGAACGTTGGAGGAATGGACCGTGGTTCAACCTGCTCAGATTGTCACAGCAGTTGAGCAACTCTGCCAATAA
- the LOC130955338 gene encoding basic blue protein-like: protein MGDGRRSSAMIGVMLLLCMSVTYALRYKVGDSRGWSFNVSNWPYGKTFMAGDVLEFNYMFGMHNVMEVDKSFFELCIPIPKIGSEFGDTVHWSGNDQIQLRSGQSYFICSFLGHCQRGMKIAVNAV from the exons ATGGGAGATGGAAGAAGGAGTAGTGCAATGATTGGTGTAATGCTACTGTTGTGTATGTCAGTGACTTATGCACTGAGATACAAGGTTGGGGATTCACGTGGTTGGTCCTTCAACGTTAGTAACTGGCCTTATGGAAAGACTTTCATGGCTGGTGATGTACTTG AATTCAATTACATGTTTGGGATGCACAACGTGATGGAAGTAGACAAGTCTTTTTTCGAGCTATGCATTCCAATTCCAAAGATTGGAAGTGAATTTGGAGACACAGTACACTGGTCAGGAAATGATCAAATTCAGCTTCGCTCAGGACAGAGCTACTTCATTTGTAGTTTTCTTGGTCATTGTCAGCGTGGCATGAAAATTGCCGTCAATGCTGTCTAA
- the LOC130955697 gene encoding glycolate oxidase 1-like, with protein MENQITNVNEYEAIAKKKLPKMVYDFYASGAEDQWTLKENRDAFSRILFQPRILIDVSKVDMTTRILGFKISMPIMIAPTGMQKLAHPQGECAIARAASAANTIMTLSTMSNYSFEEVASTGPGIRFFQLYMFKDRNLVTQLVRRAERAGFKAVVLTADRPFIGRREDDIKNGFRLPPNVTLKNFEGLDFGEKNKAGSSVSQTRRHIDPSLNWKDVKWLQTITSLPIVVKGVLTAEDARIAVQAGVAGIIVSNHGARQLDYVPAPIMVLEEIVKAVEGRIGVFVDGGIRRGTDIYKALALGASSVFIGRAVVFSLAAEGEGGVRKVLKMLRDELQLTMALCGSPSLKHISRHHIFTRFPSNL; from the exons ATGGAGAACCAAATAACTAATGTGAATGAGTATGAGGCAATTGCAAAGAAAAAATTGCCAAAGATGGTTTATGACTTCTATGCTTCTGGTGCAGAGGACCAGTGGACTCTGAAGGAGAACCGAGACGCATTCTCAAGGATTCT GTTCCAACCGCGCATTCTTATAGATGTAAGCAAGGTAGATATGACAACAAGAATTTTAGGCTTCAAGATTTCAATGCCAATCATGATTGCTCCCACAGGCATGCAAAAGTTGGCACATCCTCAGG GAGAATGTGCAATAGCTAGAGCAGCATCAGCTGCTAACACTATTATG ACACTATCAACAATGTCTAATTATAGTTTTGAGGAGGTTGCTTCAACAGGACCCGGCATTCGTTTCTTCCAACTCTAT ATGTTTAAGGACAGGAATTTGGTTACACAACTTGTGAGAAGAGCTGAAAGGGCAGGTTTCAAGGCAGTTGTGCTCACTGCGGATCGTCCGTTTATTGGTCGTAGGGAGGATGACATCAAAAACGG ATTCAGATTGCCACCAAACGTGACACTAAAGAATTTTGAGGGATTGGATTTTGGGGAGAAAAATAAG GCTGGTAGCTCAGTTTCTCAAACTCGTCGCCATATTGATCCATCTCTTAATTGGAAG GATGTGAAGTGGCTTCAAACGATTACTTCATTGCCGATTGTAGTGAAGGGTGTACTAACTGCTGAAGATG CAAGGATAGCCGTACAAGCTGGAGTTGCTGGAATAATTGTTTCTAATCATGGTGCTCGCCAACTTGACTATGTTCCTGCACCAATCATGGTTTTGGAAGAG ATAGTGAAAGCTGTAGAAGGAAGAATTGGTGTATTTGTGGATGGTGGAATCCGCAGAGGGACAGATATTTACAAAGCATTGGCTCTTGGAGCATCTTCTGTATTT ATAGGAAGAGCAGTGGTGTTCTCATTAGCTGCAGAGGGTGAAGGTGGTGTGAGGAAAGTACTGAAGATGCTTAGAGATGAGCTTCAACTAACAATGGCACTATGTGGCTCTCCTTCACTCAAACATATAAGTCGTCACCACATTTTCACTCGATTTCCTTCCAACTTATAA
- the LOC130958157 gene encoding pyruvate dehydrogenase E1 component subunit beta-3, chloroplastic-like isoform X1, which translates to MATLFQGLPSSTAFSSSNKFNHAPAPTSFSGTWNNERKSSIVTVRSDARWSPVLNSATHKPQRLITNAVATKADSSLASTSSKPGHELLLFEALREGLEEEMERDPCVCVMGEDVGHYGGSYKVTKGLATKFGDLRVLDTPIAENSFTGMGIGAAMTGLRPIIEGMNMGFLLLAFNQISNNCGMLHYTSGGQFKIPVVIRGPGGVGRQLGAEHSQRLESYFQSIPGIQMVACSTPYNAKGLMKAAIRSENPVILFEHVLLYNLKDRIPDEEYVLSLEEAEMVRPGEHVTILTYSRMRYHVMQAAKTLVNKGYDPEVIDIRSLKPFDLHTIGKSVKKTHRVLIVEECMRTGGIGASLTAAITENFNDDLDAPIVCLSSQDVPTPYAGTLEEWTVVQPAQIVTAVEQLCQ; encoded by the exons ATGGCCACCCTTTTCCAAGGACTTCCATCTTCCACCGCATTCTCTTCCTCCAACAAATTCAACCACGCCCCAGCCCCTACATCCTTTTCAGGTACCTGGAATAATG AGAGGAAATCTAGCATAGTTACTGTCAGATCTGATGCGAGGTGGAGCCCTGTTCTTAACTCTGCAACTCACAAGCCTCAGCGCTTGATTACTAATGCTGTTGCA ACAAAGGCAGACAGTTCCTTGGCCTCTACGTCATCAAAACCTGG GCATGAACTTCTCCTTTTTGAAGCCCTGCGTGAAGGTttggaagaagaaatggagAGGGATCCATGTGTGTGTGTCATGGGGGAAGATGTAGGCCACTATGGAGGATCTTACAAGGTGACTAAGGGCCTGGCCACTAAGTTTGGGGACCTCAGGGTCTTGGACACTCCTATTGCTGAGAACTCCTTCACCGGCATGGGCATTGGAGCTGCCATGACTGGTCTGAGGCCAATTATTGAGGGCATGAATATGGGATTTCTCCTTCTGGCATTCAACCAAATCTCCAACAATTGCGGCATGCTCCATTACACGTCCGGAGGCCAGTTTAAGATACCAGTTGTTATTCGCGGACCAGGTGGAGTTGGGCGGCAACTTGGTGCCGAGCACTCACAGCGACTGGAGTCATATTTCCAGTCTATCCCTGGCATTCAGATGGTGGCATGCTCAACCCCTTACAATGCCAAGGGGCTGATGAAAGCTGCAATCCGAAGCGAGAACCCGGTGATTCTTTTCGAGCACGTCTTGCTTTATAACCTCAAGGATAGAATTCCGGACGAAGAGTATGTATTATCGCTGGAAGAAGCAGAGATGGTTCGACCCGGGGAGCATGTGACCATCTTAACATACTCCAGGATGAGGTACCATGTGATGCAAGCCGCAAAGACATTGGTGAACAAAGGGTATGATCCGGAAGTGATTGATATCAGGTCCTTGAAGCCATTTGACCTTCACACAATTGGGAAGTCAGTGAAGAAGACTCATAGGGTGCTGATAGTGGAAGAGTGCATGAGGACAGGTGGAATTGGTGCAAGTCTCACAGCTGCCATCACTGAGAATTTCAACGATGATTTAGATGCTCCAATTGTGTGCTTATCTTCTCAGGATGTGCCAACCCCATATGCCGGAACGTTGGAGGAATGGACCGTGGTTCAACCTGCTCAGATTGTCACAGCAGTTGAGCAACTCTGCCAATAA
- the LOC130956410 gene encoding uncharacterized protein LOC130956410, with translation MEIVYLLCSMFYTLVTTLTLSLLIPFHALLRRRAPSAHISLYQGTVWHQRRHPVNHSFQYPVRYALIDLERAPHALPQHLSADEARQITHTNGPILLLTIPPSVGYEQNPLSVYYCYDVEGTSTCLNKCIAEVTNTPWGERVSFIFNPHSDLVAKSLHVSPFMDMLGSWNIKANDPGENLTISISVHHPELGNYFTASLKAKRLSSSSESDHAIFFWLMPHKVAVWIYWHAIKLWWKNVALVQHPRYTFPTYREEALKRDQKLQCCGFSDENGERRKEHVGCLGEASPRSRWFRWRDAKWPWS, from the exons ATGGAAATAGTGTACCTCTTATGTTCCATGTTCTACACTTTGGTCACCACTCTCACGCTCTCCCTTCTCATTCCATTTCACGCGCTTCTACGCCGCCGGGCACCTTCCGCCCACATATCTCTCTACCAAGGTACCGTCTGGCACCAACGCCGCCACCCCGTCAACCATTCCTTTCAATATCCTGTCCGCTACGCCCTCATCGACTTAGAACGTGCGCCCCACGCGCTGCCCCAACATCTCTCTGCCGATGAAGCTCGCCAAATCACCCATACCAATGGTCCCAT ATTGCTGCTGACCATCCCTCCTAGCGTGGGATATGAGCAGAATCCATTGAGTGTGTACTATTGTTATGATGTTGAAGGCACTTCTACATGTTTGAACAAATGCATTGCTGAG GTAACAAACACACCATGGGGTGAAAGAgtatcttttattttcaatcCACACTCTGATCTTGTGGCAAAATCCTTGCATGTTAGTCCTTTCATG GATATGCTCGGCAGTTGGAATATTAAAGCAAATGATCCTGGAGAGAATCTTACCATATCAATTTCAGTTCACCACCCTGAGCTTGGAAACTATTTTACTGCCAGTCTAAAAGCCAAAAGATTGTCCTCATCATCGGAATCAGATCATGCAATTTTCTTTTGGTTAATGCCTCATAAGGTTGCGGTGTGGATATATTGGCAT GCTATAAAGTTGTGGTGGAAAAATGTGGCTTTAGTGCAACACCCTAGATATACATTTCCCACATACAGAGAAGAGGCTTTAAAAAGGGATCAAAAGCTGCAATGCTGTGGATTCAGTGATGAGAATGGAGAAAGACGAAAAGAGCATGTTGGTTGTCTGGGTGAAGCAAGTCCAAGAAGCCGGTGGTTTAGATGGAGAGATGCTAAGTGGCCATGGTCATAG
- the LOC130955333 gene encoding uncharacterized protein LOC130955333 produces MQELRHRVQNLERQLADRERDGRSTDPSYTPSPGSEEEDSHRSHPRRTSASRTEAESTREESPIMRRRNDTIIYSRGRPTRRATRGREDGEGRSERTRQPVIMGVTPFHRSILEVRLPKHFDKPTDMRYDGTQDPLEHLTAFEARMNLEGVGDEVRCRAFPVTLAGPAIRWFNGLPQGSIYSFSDISRAFLAQFTTRIAKAKHPINLLGVTQRQGEPTRRYLDRFNDECLEIDGLTDSVASLCLTNGLLNENFRKHLTTKPVWTMHEIQTVAKEYINDEEVSRVVAANKRQSWYSQARQPGDGGRSKEKAREEASNKAPKPFPRVGKFTNYTPLTLPIVEVYQQIAEKGILPKPRPLKDRTGGNKNLYCDYHKGYGHQTQDCFDLKDVLEQAIREGKLAAFSHLIREPRRRYREQDEEGKTRSAKRRQEPEDRDHGLTVINVVTAKNTAPKSRSVHRKDAKVLVVSSPPVQNSKKPPSISFGPEDQWFNDAPDNPPPMVITARVGNGLVKRILVDTGADSNIMFRNVFDALGLKDANLMTHQHGVIGLGDHFIKPDGVISLPISVGQAQGRRSAMAEFVILRDSTAYNIILGRKTINDFEAIINTKLLVMKFVTDDGSIGTMRGDLETAVACDNASLSLRKKSKEASGVFLADLDARVDDKPRPEPEGDLEKFRIGDDVEKFTFVNRNLPHELKEPLIEMIRANKDLFAWTPADMPGIDPKNHLTSSSRQGGSTPSGPTKEKDVGGKSRGGGQADGQPP; encoded by the coding sequence atgcagGAGCTACGCCACAGAGTCCAGAACCTAGAACGACAGCTGGCCGACCGGGAGCGGGATGGACGGTCTACCGATCCCAGCTATACCCCATCTCCCGGGAGCGAGGAGGAAGACTCTCACCGAAGCCACCCGCGGCGTACATCCGCGTCCCGGACGGAAGCGGAGAGCACGCGGGAGGAGTCACCAATAATGAGAAGACGAAATGACACGATCATCTACTCCCGCGGCAGACCGACCCGCCGAGCGACAAGAGGCCGCGAGGACGGGGAAGGGAGATCCGAGAGAACACGACAACCCGTGATAATGGGCGTCACCCCGTTCCACCGATCTATCCTCGAGGTCCGGTtgccgaaacacttcgacaaaccaacggacatgaggtacgacggaACCCAAGACCCTCTAGAACACCTCACGGCCTTTGAGGCCAGGATGAATCTAGAAGGAGTGGGGGACGAAGTAAGATGCCGCGCCTTCCCGGTAACCCTAGCAGGGCCAGCGATCagatggtttaacggcctcccaCAAGGTTCCATATACAGTTTCTCAGACATCAGCCGTGCATTCCTGGCCCAATTTACAACGCGGATCGCGAAGGCCAAGCACCCTATCAACCTTCTAGGGGTAACCCAGAGACAAGGAGAACCAACGAGGAGGTACTTagatcggttcaacgacgaatgcttggaaatCGACGGCTTAACCGACTCGGTGGCCAGTCTCTGCCTAACAaacggcctcctcaacgagaaCTTCCGAAAACACCTTACCACGAAACCGGTCTGGACGATGCATGAGATCCAGACGGTAGCCAAGGAGTATATAAAcgacgaggaagtcagccgagtcgtggctgccaataagCGGCAGTCCTGGTACAGCCAAGCTCGGCAACCAGGTGATGGAGGGAGATCAAAAGAAAAAGCCAGGGAGGAGGCATCAAACAAGGCACCTAAACCGTTCCCTCGGGTCGGGAAATTTACTAACTACACTCCACTCACTCTCCCCATCGTGGAAGTCTATCAGCAAATAGCTGAGAAGGGAATCCTACCGAAACCCCGACCACTTAAGGACCGTACGGGAGGAAATAAGAACCTCTATTGTGATTATCATAAGGGTTATGGCCATCAAACACAGGACTGTTTTGACCTGAAGGATGTACTAGAACAAGCgataagggaaggaaagctagccgcgtTCTCCCACCTCATCAGGGAGCCGAGAAGACGTTATCGAGAACAAGACGAAGAAGGAAAAACCCGATCGGCCAAACGGCGACAAGAACCCGAAGACAGAGACCACGGCCTCACTGTGATAAACGTGGTAACGGCCAAAAACACCGCACCGAAATCCCGGTCGGTACACAGGAAAGACGCTAAGGTTCTGGTGGTCTCATCCCCGCCGGTGCAAAACTCTAAGAAGCCTCCCTCCATCTCTTTCGGCCCGGAAGACCAATGGTTCAACGACGCCCCGGACAACCCCCCCCCAATGGTCATTACGGCCAGAGTGGGAAACGGCCTCGTGAAGCGGATCCTGGTCGACACAGGAGCTGATTCAAATatcatgttccgcaacgtgTTCGACGCACTGGGGCTAAAGGATGCCAACCTGATGACTCACCAGCACGGGGTTATTGGGTTgggcgaccacttcatcaagCCGGACGGAGTAATATCCCTACCAATCTCGGTGGGGCAAGCCCAAGGCCGAAGATCGGCGATGGCCGAGTTCGTAATCCTCCGAGATTCCACTgcctacaacatcatcttgggaaggAAAACAATCAACGATTTCGAAGCCATAATCAACACAAAGCTGCTAGTCATGAAGTTCGTTACCGATGACGGATCCATAGGGACCATGAGGGGGGACCTCGAGACGGCGGTCGCttgtgacaacgccagcctctccCTTAGAAAAAAGTCCAAGGAAGCATCCGGTGTGTTCCTAGCCGACCTTGATGCCAGGGTGGACGACAAGCCGAGGCCAGAACCAGAGGGGGATCTGGAGAAGTTTAGAATCGGTGACGACGTGGAAAAGTTCACATTCGTTAACAGGAACCTCCCACATGAGTTGAAGGAGCCTTTGATCGAAATGATAAGAGCCAACAAGGACTTGTTCGCTTGGACtccagccgacatgccgggtATAGACCCAAAAAATCATCTCACATCATCTAGCCGTCAAGGCGGAAGCACGCCCAGTGGCCCAACGAAGGAGAAAGATGTCGGCGGAAAGAGCAGAGGAGGTGGCCAAGCAGACGGCCAGCCTCCTTGA
- the LOC130955332 gene encoding uncharacterized protein LOC130955332, giving the protein MITQRGVEANLEKCQAILQMKSPGCIKDVQRLAGRLTSLSRFLGASATKALPFFNLMKKGMAFEWTPACEEAFRHFKEILAAPPVLGKPKDGEPLYLYLAITGEALAAVLVREDGKAQQPVYFISRALQGAELRYSKLEKLALALLTSSRRLKQYFQSHQVVIRTDQGIRQVLQKPDLAGRMMTWSIELSQYDIRYEPRQAIKAQAMADFLVEVTGDPNEEVSTRWKLHVDGASNQTFGGAGIILESPIGVVYEQSVRFEFPISNNQAEYEALIGGLTLAAEVGARRLEICSDSQVVTSQVNGSYQAKDPLLQKYLEKVKSLSQKFEEVTVHHVPRERNTRADLLSKLASTKPGEGNRSLIQEHGKFPSDEKDAAKLRREAAKYAVIQGQLFRKGLNQPLLKCLHPDQTDYVLREVHEDCCGHHIGGKALARKLIRAGYYWPSMMADSKEFVKKCVITRFGIPEVVISDNGTQFTDKKFTEFLNGLGVKQRFSSVEHPQTNGQVESANKIILSGLKKRLDNKKGAWADELGSVLWSYRTTEQSSTKETPFRLTYGVDAVIPVEIGEPSPRLLLKGVEETVEKDLIDEAREIAHLTETALKQRMALRYNTKVLKREFEPNDLVLRRNDIGLPTPGEGKLAANWEGPYRVKKVMGKGAFKLERLDGKEVPRTWNADNLRRFYS; this is encoded by the exons atgataactcagagaggggtagaagctAACCTGGAGAAGTGCCAGGCAATACTCCAGATGAAGAGCCCGGGTTGCATAAAAGACGTCCAGAGGTTGGCAGGACGGTTGACCTCGTTATCCCGATTTCTCGGAGCTTCGGCAACAAAGGCCCTACCATTCtttaacctcatgaagaaagggatggcgTTTGAGTGGACGCCCGCATGTGAAGAGGCCTTTCGGCACTTCAAGGAGATCCTGGCGGCACCACCCGTCCTCGGGAAGCCGAAGGACGGGGAACCACTATACCTGTACCTCGCCATAACAGGTGAAGCCCTGGCCGCAGTTCTGGTACGGGAGGACGGAAAAGCTCAACAGCCAGTCTATTTCATAAGCAGGGCCTTGCAAGGGGCAGAATTAAGGTATAGCAAGTTGGAAAAACTGGCCTTAGCACTTCTAACTTCCTCACGGAGGTTAAAGCAGTACTTCCAGAGTCACCAAGTTGTCATCAGAACGGACCAAGGGATCCGACAAGTACTCCAAAAACCCGACCtggcgggaagaatgatgacttggtccatcgaaCTCTCCCAGTATGACATACGATACGAAccccggcaagccatcaaggcgcaGGCGATGGCGGATTTTCTAGTAGAAGTAACGGGAGATCCAAACGAAGAGGTGAgtacacggtggaagctccatgtggacggagcctccaaccagacctTCGGAGGTGCCGGGATCATCCTGGAAAGCCCGATTGGGGTTGTGTACGAACAGTCGGTCAGATTCGAGTTTCCCATCtcgaacaaccaggcagaatatgaagcccttATAGGAGGCTTAACCCTAGCAGCAGAAGTCGGTGCAAGAAGACTAGAAATATGCAGCGACTCCCAAGTCGTCACCTCCCAAGTAAACggcagctaccaagccaaagaccctTTGCTACAGAAGTACTTGGAGAAGGTTAAGAGCTTGAGCCAAAAGTTCGAAGAGGTCACGGTCCACCACGTACCtagagaaaggaacacacgggcagaCCTCTTATCAAAGTTAGCCAGCACAAAGCCAGGAGAAGGGAAccggtctctcatccaag AACACGGCAAATTCCCTAGTGATGAAAAGGATGCGGCGAAATTGAGAAGGGAAGCGGCCAAATACGCCGTCATCCAAGGACAGTTATTCAGGAAAGGGCTCAACCAACCCCTACTGAAGTGCCTACACCCCGATCAGACGGACtacgtcctcagggaagtccaCGAGGACTGCTGTGGGCACCACATCGGAGGCAAGGCCCTAGCGAGGAAACTGATCCGGGCCGGATACTATTGGCCTTCGATGATGGCGGACTCCAAAGAGTTTGTCAAAAAATGC gtgataacTAGATTCGGGATACCGGAGgtcgtcatctcggacaacggcACGCAATTTACTGACAAAaagttcacggaattcctcaaCGGCCTGGGCGTAAAGCAAAGGTTCTCTTCGGTGGAACACCCTCAGACGAACGGACAAGTGGAGTCCGCCAACAAGATCATCCTTTCAGGGCTAAAAAAGAGGCTGGACAATAAAaagggtgcttgggccgacgaACTAGGGTCGGTTCTCTGGTCCTACCGAACAACTGAACAATCCTCCACTAAGGAAACTCCTTTCCGGTTAACGTACGGGGTGGACGCGGTAATACCCGTAGAGATCGGTGAACCGAGTCCACGGTTACTTTTGAAAGGAGTGGAAGAAACCGTGGAAAAAGACCTGATAGATGAAGCCAGGGAAATAGCCCATTTGACAGAAACAGCATTAAAACAAAGAATGGCTCTgcgctacaacaccaaagtgctcaagaGGGAATTCGAGCCAAACGACCTCGTCCTGAGGCGAAACGATATCGGCCTACCAACCCCCGGAGAAGGCAAGCTAGCGGCGAACTGGGAAGGCCCCTACAGAGTCAAAAAAGTGATGGGAAAAGGAGCCTTCAAGTTAGAAAGGCTTGACGGCAAAGAAGTCCCGAGAACATGGAACGCAGACAACCTAagaagattctactcctag